The segment ccAAGGGTTGCAAGAGACTCGATCCCCCTTGTTCTGCTTCATCGcattcatataaaatttaatgccaacCGGAGAGAATTAATTAAGTCGACGAGCCGAGTGCTGCGTGCTCCAGAGGCATCAATTATCGGGAACAAAAATCTGCTATATGGAGTACAGAGGATCCGAGCGTCCTCGCGGGCACACAGGGGATGGgagtagagagagagagagtggcGTGTAAAGGGGTGAGGGCGCAGAACCAGAGAAAATCCATAGAGTAGCGAGACGGCAGAGCGAGCTGTCGGTCCCTCAGCgcgtaaaaatcaatattacaCAACAAAACACAATATTCGTGTACCGTGCGCACTCCAGACGAAGGCCTCGCCGTTCAGGGCGACTAGGGTAATCATGCCGAGGCGCGATTCGGCAGCCGAAACGTGGTGAAACGAGAAGCCGGTCGGTATTTGTGTTTACGTCCGTCGCAGGTAGgtaaacaacaacaaatgcATGCGTGCAAATCGGCTCGATGGTAGCCGCTGGCTGAGCCACGCCCCTTTATCTCATCCTTCATGGCGCTGTTGTTGTTTGTGCCTGGCACAAACTCGCCGACACTGATTTTTGCCGACCGACCTTGACTTGCCGACTGCTTTCAGGAATCGTCCTCGCCGAATCTGCTGTCGAACAAGCAACAGGTAAACACGCGCCGAGTCCCGGCGTGCCGAAAGTCGCCCCTTTATATCGTTTTTTCCTTTGCTGTCGACTCCTTTGTTGAGACTTTATTGACCAGGTTTGAAATCTGAACTGACGGATCTTTGGACTCGGTTTTAGGCTGCTCGGTGTGTGGTTGATGCCCGTAGGTGTAGTTTTGCCGCTTACGGCTGCCAACGCAGCTGCAGCGGCAAATAGAGGTGCTATCGCGATCAGGTACTTGGAAAAGGACaggaaatcaaagaaaataattagcttGTCTTAGCTAATATAGGAATCTATATAATGTACtcctttaaataataaaattattgatttaaaatatcatcgTCTTAGCAAAAGTTGAATGTTTAAGAGAGTTCACCATTAGGTGCGATCACAATTCTAATTCCCAGGTCTTACTCTTGTTGCAGGTTTGACAGACCAGATTGCACCTCTGGAGCTGCGCCCATGGACTACTACCATCAACAGCAACCTCACCAAGCACCCCCTCAGCCCGTACCTGCCCCAAGCTACCCTTTGACGAATCCTCAAAATACGTACAACCAGTATGGACCAAGCACTTCCACGGAAAATTACATCCAGTACCCCACCTCACATATATTCCAGCAACACACGTAGGACACATCCATTCCAAATGAAACCTAGGAGTctgaaatttgtttcaacagGACGACAGAGGTAACGACGACGTCACTGGGATACTCGGCAGACCCAGTGACGAAAGCAGTAATGGACAACATCCTAGGAAAATTGCCGACTAAGAAAAATCAAGTATGTACAACCTTTTCCCGTCGAATTTAAGTAATTTCACtgtatttgtttgtttgtcttAGCTGGTGTACCGATGTGAGGTCTGCAACATGGATTTCTCGGGACAGAGTGTGCTGGACATGCATTTAACAGGAGCCAAGCATGCGAAGAAAGTAAAGTCAATGCAAATTCTCAATGATCTTTCTGCGACCGGGCAGTTTACCACTAAAGGCAACTCTCTGTGGTGTGAAGCTTGTGGAATAGAAGCTAATTCTTCTCAGCAGCTACAAACACACCTCTCCGGTAACGAATTGTTTGCTCTTCCAGTTGcacatttcataaattattcatttaaatatattttaactctggttattaaaatttgcactaTTCCCAGAATTTTCCtaagatcaatttttaactcctctgaaaataatgtatttcaGGTAACAAACACAAGCAAAGAGTTGCGAAACTGGCCACCAGCGGTCAGATCCCCCCGATGCCAGTACCGCCACCTGCACCACTCCAGCCCCCCTTGGCACCAAGCCAGATTGACTCTGTCCTTATGCCCCCGCCCCCTCCACCCCAATTACCTTTCCCTGGAGAGCCAACAGTTCCTGGAGAAGAATCGCCTGCAAGTCTGCGGAACTACGTCTGCGATATATGCGAATTGAATCTGAATTCTGCTCAGCAACTAACACAAGTATGTACATTTCATGCCtcatgcattattatttttttgcattttgtctTCAACAAAGATAGgacatataaaaaatgtcagaaattatagtaattttcttttagtctttttcaaaatgcgaATTCACCGTGTGAAATATTGGCTACGTATTTGATCTCTGTAAAATGCAGAAGATTTTAATGattactaaaaattgaaattgtcaTGATAatggcaattaattaattcagagtttTCTTACATTTCTGTTGTATTTTTACCTCAGTTTGCCTGCAATCACACTTTATCAATAAGTTTTAAAGTCGCAATGCTTGTGCAGCATCAAGAATCGCGCAAACACAAAGAAAAAGCTTCTGGACGCTATCGACACAGCCCATATGGAAGCGGTGCATCCAGGTTCAAACAGAATacgaaaaagaagaagaagaaaaaggtcAATCCGACAGCATACCTGACCCCTCTGAGCGCCAGTTTTGTGCGCGGCAACATGCTCTAATTAGTGCATTCAGTGATCAAAGacttattattttccttaacCATTACTTGGTTTTGAGGCAATTTGTAGATGCGTCTGCGTTTGCTTTGCATTTCTTGTCTcatatttagagaaaaaaaatcaaaacatgaGCTCACAGTCGATTGGCTTACTCTTCTACGTAAACtacaatacaaaataattaactatAACAATGACAAGTTATTACCTAAATAAAGATAAACGCGCCAAATGAAACTTTGAAACCAATATTCTCATTCCAAACGACCTGGGTAGAATGTTGTTAGCATTTCAATGCGGttgggagagaaagagattaATTTGGTGCGTAGGTGCCAAAGgtgtaattcaatttgcatatGAATGTAAGTACAGAGTGTTGTTACTTTCAACAAGTGCTTAACAAACACCCAGCGAGAGAGCGTCATCTCTTTTGGTTCGACTAGCTTCTGAGCTGTTTGTCTTGCTATTTATTCACACGAGAATACAGGGCGTGTCGAGCGCCGTGTTTCTCGTCGGTGTCGCCCTTTTTATCCCTTCGCAGAGAGAATGTACGGCGGAGTAGACGCGACGATGATTGAATCCATTGTTGATACAGAAGTCAGATAAATACGGGCAAGGCCTAAACCACGACAAAAGATGCTCGTCGAGACCAGGCGTGTAGATTTAATGTGTCGTTTCGGCTTAGGTGAATGAGTTGTGTAAATTTTTGGCTGTGGGAAAGTGCGAGTTTTAAAGATTGCCAAACGTAGAAATATCCTTGATCCGTAGTCCTAAATGATTTGTAGAAGTAGGTTTCGGATGATTGAAACACGACAATAAGTAACTCAACTACCTCTTTATCGCAATATCGTAAAATCCAGTGTTTGAAGTTAAAGTCGcgatttggaatttatttgattcataTTTATTGGTCTGTACAATTAATAGGGATGAAATTGggtgtatttttaatgtcagAATTTACGGTACATCAATtggttggaaaattaattcgtcacgtgattagaataattaattaaagtcaATATGGAAAAAGTAAATTGGAAACGAATGTCGAACGAACTTGAGATTCTGTAACTTACTTTGGAAACGTCCGGAAGTTTCTAGTACCAAGTAGTCGGAAGAATCAcaacagattaatttttagtaaccAAAATTGTGTGTGCTACTGCGAATTTAAGGTAagctgcaaagtttgcattttataaattttaatttattaaaaggagTTTCTCCGTCATAGAGCATTCACTTTTGGATAGATCATCTCGTCTTTGGGGAATCAAAATCAGCCACAAAATGATATCTCAGCACtaaaaattccctaaaaaaTGGCCAGatccaaattttttactgttagCTAATATGCGCTATgcccctttttaaaataattttagtaccTTTTGGAGTTTAACTGTGTTAGACTTTGTCGACTTGACTTTTAGTGAACAATCTACATTATCGACCGCTGAAGACaacaatatttgcaaactACTAGTAATTTGTGCCATGTAAAGTGCAAAATAcgaaagttaatattttagtgAGTGCTATATTTTTCAGacatattattcatttttcactgtaatttttcatttttctacttttaacACGATTTATAGCAgcagtgcaaaataaaacttattctGACGCATCGCCTCGACTGCAATTATCTCTGAATTTTGCGAAGTGAAGTTCGTTCATCCTCAGTTTACACCATGTTTTTCACACTGGAACCCCTTATTTCTGCCCCCAAGTAATCAGCCGTCACGACACAATCGCGGGCGACCTCAATTTGCGAACTGATCAAAACGTTCTCTGCCGCTCATCGCGCGGCGTTGATTATTATGCAAATAGTCGGGCATAAGACCGAATCTCAATTGCAAATGCGAACGAACGAGCGCGCAGAGGCGAAAGGTGCTGCCGCTCTCATTAATCTGAAAAGGGCGCCTCCCTAAAACGCGTACGGGTCGAATTATGATGATGATGTGCCCACATGAGGGAGACAATTTGCATAATGTTCAGCACTACTATTTTGTACTGACATTTAGCTAAGCCGTCTGCTTGTTATCCGCAGCGCAACTCCACTTCAGCGCGCGATGTGTCTCCTTTGCGGCGGCGTCCGAAAGGGTCGTGCGAAATAGTTGTTGCAACTCATACTATTTGGGATCAAACACCTACATTCCAgcttacaataataatttacttaaCATCGATCAAGATCACCCTTATTGTTATatagttaattttcaaaagtagaataaagttaaatataaaaaagtataaaaatacaaatcaaaCTCCTATATGTATGAATGAGATGTGTGAATGTGTTTTATaatatgttaattaatttatttttatgaagcaTAAATCGATTATAAAACGACCCACACGAAAAAGACCCTAAATTCTCAGAGGCGACGcgtaaattttggtttttattctGCTACTGGAATcttcaaatcaatttctaGAGTTGTTGCGCAATAACTAAGCCGTGGGAAAATACTATATTACGggtgttaaattataaattggtCACggcacacattttaaattactttttgcaATGAATTTATTGTAACTAAACatgcttctaaatttttaaaatcaacctaTTTACAGAAAAACTTTTTGAGCAGACGATTTTTTCTTGTGAATGTAGTGAATTTACACACTATTTTTCACAGCCCTTGCAATAG is part of the Cloeon dipterum chromosome 1, ieCloDipt1.1, whole genome shotgun sequence genome and harbors:
- the LOC135945678 gene encoding zinc finger protein 385B-like isoform X2, which gives rise to MDYYHQQQPHQAPPQPVPAPSYPLTNPQNTYNQYGPSTSTENYIQYPTSHIFQQHTTTEVTTTSLGYSADPVTKAVMDNILGKLPTKKNQLVYRCEVCNMDFSGQSVLDMHLTGAKHAKKVKSMQILNDLSATGQFTTKGNSLWCEACGIEANSSQQLQTHLSGNKHKQRVAKLATSGQIPPMPVPPPAPLQPPLAPSQIDSVLMPPPPPPQLPFPGEPTVPGEESPASLRNYVCDICELNLNSAQQLTQHQESRKHKEKASGRYRHSPYGSGASRFKQNTKKKKKKKVNPTAYLTPLSASFVRGNML
- the LOC135945678 gene encoding zinc finger protein 385B-like isoform X1, with translation MPVGVVLPLTAANAAAAANRGAIAIRFDRPDCTSGAAPMDYYHQQQPHQAPPQPVPAPSYPLTNPQNTYNQYGPSTSTENYIQYPTSHIFQQHTTTEVTTTSLGYSADPVTKAVMDNILGKLPTKKNQLVYRCEVCNMDFSGQSVLDMHLTGAKHAKKVKSMQILNDLSATGQFTTKGNSLWCEACGIEANSSQQLQTHLSGNKHKQRVAKLATSGQIPPMPVPPPAPLQPPLAPSQIDSVLMPPPPPPQLPFPGEPTVPGEESPASLRNYVCDICELNLNSAQQLTQHQESRKHKEKASGRYRHSPYGSGASRFKQNTKKKKKKKVNPTAYLTPLSASFVRGNML